The Streptomyces puniciscabiei genomic interval CGGTCCGCCGGATCGCCGCCAGGGCGAGGTCCGGCTTGCCCTTGAAGTGGTGGTACATGCTGCCCTGACCGGCACCCGCGCGCTCCAGGATGGCCTTGGGGCTCGTGCCCACGTAGCCGCGCTCCCACAGCAGCTCACGCGTGGACTCGATCAGTCGTTCCGAGGTGCTCATGCCTCCACTGTACATACTAGTAGTTACAGCGGGCCGCCAGGAAGCCGCCAGCCGGTCCCCGGGGAGCAGCCCGCCGCCCCCGCCGTACTCCCCGGGAGGTACCCGCACTGCCGCCGGCCGCACGACGCCCCGGACCCCCTCCCGCCGGGACCCTCGCGGCATCCCCGCAGAGAGAAACGACAAGGGAGATGACCCGAGATGCAGACCCTGGCCAACTGGGACGGCGGACCCGGCCCGTGGATCCTGTTCTTCCCGCTGATCTGGGCGGCCGTGGTGGTCGGCGCCGTCACGTTCCTGCGCCGCACCGGGTGGCGCGGCCGCGGCGGCCCCTGGCGGCCGACGGACGGCGGACGCCCCGCGGGAGACTCCCCGCTCGCGGTCCTCGGCCGCCGCTTCGCCTCCGGCGAGATCGACGAGGACGAGTACTGGCGCCGCCTGTCCGTCCTGGAGGAGCAGTTCGGCCGTACGGGCAAGGGGGGCGCGGCATGACCACGACCGCACTGCGGGCCGCGGCCCGTGTGGTGGACGCGGTGAAGGTGTACGGCGGTGGCGACACCGCCGTACGCGCCCTCGACGGCGTCGACGTCTCCTTTCCCGCCGGACGCTTCACGGCCATCATGGGCCCCTCGGGCTCCGGCAAGTCCACCCTCATGCACTGCGCGGCCGGCCTCGACACGCTCACCTCCGGCGCCGCCTGGATCGGCGACACCGAACTCGGCGCGCTGGACGACCGGCGCCTGACCCTGCTGCGCCGCGACCGGGTCGGCTTTGTGTTCCAGGCGTTCAACCTGGTGCCGACGCTGTCCGTCGCGGAGAACATCACACTGCCCCTGGACCTGGCCGGACGGCGCGGCGACCGGGAGTGGATCGACGCCCTCGTCGACGTCGTCGGCCTGCGCGACAGGCTGCACCACCGGCCCTCGGAACTCTCCGGCGGCCAGCAGCAACGCGTCGCCGTGGCCCGGGCGTTCGCCGCGCGGCCAGACGTGGTCTTCGCCGACGAGCCGACCGGAAACCTCGACTCCCGCTCCGGCGCGGAGGTCCTCGGGCTCCTGGGCTCCGCCGTGCGGGAGATGGACCGCACGGTCGTCATGGTCACGCACGACCCGGTGGCCGCCACGCACGCCGACGAGGTGCTCTTCCTCGCCGACGGACGGCTGGTCGACCGGATGGAGTCGCCGACCGCGGACCGGGTCCTGGACCGCATGAAGGCCTTCGAGGTGCGGACATGAACGCCTCGCTCCGGCTCAGCCTCACCTCCCTGCGCGCGCACCGGCGCCGGTTCGCCGGCACGTTCCTCGCCGTGTTCCTCGGCGTCGCCTTCCTGACGGGCACGCTCGTCATGGGCGACACGCTGCGCGCGAGCTTCGGCAGCATGTTCGGCGAGGCCGCCAGCGGCACGGACGCCGTCGTACGCGGCGCCGACGCCATCACCACACCCGGCGAGGCCCAGGGCGTTCGGCGGCCGGTGGACACCTCGCTGGTGAAGACCGTCGAGCGGGTGCCCGGTGTGGCCGCGGCGGTACCGAACATCCAGGGTGCCGGCCAGCTCGTCGGCTCCGACGGCAAGCCGGTCGGCGGCCAAGGACCGCCCACGCTCGCCGGCAACTGGATCACCGACCCGCGGCTCAACCCGTACCGGCTCGCCGAAGGCCGGGCTCCCGCCGAGCCGGGCGAGGTCGTGGTGAACCGGGGTGCCGCGAAGAAGGGCGGTCTGAAGCTCGGTGACACCACGACCCTGCGCACCCCGGACCCCGTGAAGGTCACTGTCGTCGGGCTCGCCACCTTCGGCGGCCAGGACGGCATGGCCCAGGTGACGTTCACCGGCATGACCCGGGCCGACGCCGAGAAGTACCTCACCGCGCGGCCCGGCCAGGCCGCGTCCATCGCGGTGCGGGCCGAACCGGGAGTCAGCCAGGAGGAGTTGGTCCGGCGGTTGACTCCGGTGCTGCCCGAGGGAGTCGAGGCCATCACCGGTCAGCAGTCGGCGCAGGAGAACACCGACATGATCTCCAGCCAGTTCCTGACCCTCTTCACCACCTTCCTGCTCGTGTTCTCCGGTGTCGCCCTGCTCGTCGCCACCTTCTCCATCCACAACACCTTCGCCATCGTGGTCGCCCAACGCACCCGTGAGAACGCCCTGTTGCGTGC includes:
- a CDS encoding SHOCT domain-containing protein encodes the protein MQTLANWDGGPGPWILFFPLIWAAVVVGAVTFLRRTGWRGRGGPWRPTDGGRPAGDSPLAVLGRRFASGEIDEDEYWRRLSVLEEQFGRTGKGGAA
- a CDS encoding ABC transporter ATP-binding protein, which translates into the protein MTTTALRAAARVVDAVKVYGGGDTAVRALDGVDVSFPAGRFTAIMGPSGSGKSTLMHCAAGLDTLTSGAAWIGDTELGALDDRRLTLLRRDRVGFVFQAFNLVPTLSVAENITLPLDLAGRRGDREWIDALVDVVGLRDRLHHRPSELSGGQQQRVAVARAFAARPDVVFADEPTGNLDSRSGAEVLGLLGSAVREMDRTVVMVTHDPVAATHADEVLFLADGRLVDRMESPTADRVLDRMKAFEVRT